A window from Candidatus Eremiobacterota bacterium encodes these proteins:
- a CDS encoding glycosyltransferase family 9 protein, protein MGPALRALAARATRLTLVCGPSGEAAARALPGIDEVIVFEAAWIEAEPQPLRRAHAEAFVDRVAALRIDDALIFTSFHQSPLPAALLLRMAGVPRIGAISEDYPGALLDVRHRGVPDDLHEVQRALSLARAAGYELPPQDEGRLAMRIAARNPLAQHAPYVVVHPGATVPARAWSPGANRALVAALAARGERVVVTGSAAERELCAHVADGDATNLAGATDFVELARVIADASAIVVGNTGAAHVAAAVGTPVVSLFPPTIPAVRFHPWMVPHVLLGDQQIACRGCRARVCPFEGQPCLGGVRVDDVLAALAALRAAREVPA, encoded by the coding sequence ATGGGGCCGGCGTTGCGGGCGCTCGCGGCGCGCGCGACGCGGCTGACGCTCGTGTGCGGGCCGTCGGGCGAAGCGGCGGCCCGCGCGCTCCCCGGCATCGACGAGGTGATCGTCTTCGAAGCGGCGTGGATCGAGGCCGAACCGCAGCCGCTGCGGCGCGCGCACGCCGAGGCGTTCGTCGACCGCGTCGCGGCGCTGCGAATCGACGACGCGCTGATCTTCACCTCGTTCCACCAAAGCCCGCTCCCGGCGGCGCTGCTGCTGCGGATGGCCGGCGTGCCGCGCATCGGCGCGATCAGCGAAGACTATCCCGGCGCGCTGCTCGACGTGCGCCATCGCGGCGTCCCCGACGATCTGCACGAAGTCCAGCGCGCGCTCTCGCTCGCGCGCGCGGCGGGGTACGAGCTGCCGCCGCAGGACGAGGGCCGGCTCGCGATGCGGATCGCCGCGCGCAATCCGCTCGCGCAGCACGCGCCGTACGTCGTCGTCCATCCCGGCGCGACCGTTCCGGCGCGCGCGTGGAGCCCCGGCGCCAACCGCGCGCTCGTCGCCGCGCTCGCGGCGCGCGGCGAACGCGTCGTCGTCACCGGAAGTGCGGCGGAGCGCGAGCTGTGCGCGCACGTCGCGGACGGCGACGCGACGAATCTCGCCGGCGCGACGGACTTCGTCGAGCTCGCGCGCGTGATCGCCGACGCAAGCGCGATCGTCGTCGGCAACACCGGTGCGGCGCACGTCGCCGCTGCGGTCGGCACGCCGGTCGTCTCGCTGTTTCCGCCGACGATTCCGGCAGTGCGGTTCCACCCGTGGATGGTGCCGCACGTGCTGCTCGGCGACCAGCAGATCGCGTGCCGCGGCTGCCGCGCGCGCGTCTGCCCCTTCGAAGGTCAGCCGTGCCTGGGCGGCGTGCGCGTCGACGACGTGCTGGCGGCGCTCGCGGCGCTGCGCGCCGCTCGCGAGGTGCCCGCCTGA
- a CDS encoding glycosyltransferase yields the protein MLLTKPRTAEHEPKKILLWHVHGSYTTALVQGMHTYYIPVLPDRGPDGRGRARTWDWPANAVEVTPQQLRALELDLVVLQRPHELELAAAWLGRVPGRDLRTIYLEHNAPQGRIAEMRHPFADRDDVTVVHVTHFNDLFWDCGTTRTRVVEHGVVDSGYRYTGELPRAAVAINEPRRRGRVTGTDLLERFGAALPLDLFGIGAGELGGCDDPPQQVLHQEMARRRVYLHPMRWTSLGLALIEAMQLGMPVVALATTEAAEAVPMGCGTISTDVERLCDALRRYAADPSLARADGERARAHALARYGLPRFLDSWNALFAEVVA from the coding sequence ATGCTGCTCACGAAGCCGCGCACCGCCGAGCATGAGCCGAAGAAGATCCTGCTCTGGCACGTGCACGGCTCGTACACGACCGCGCTCGTGCAAGGAATGCACACCTACTACATTCCGGTGCTCCCGGACCGCGGTCCCGACGGCCGCGGGCGCGCGCGCACGTGGGACTGGCCGGCGAACGCCGTCGAGGTGACGCCGCAGCAGTTGCGCGCGCTCGAGCTCGACCTGGTGGTTCTGCAACGGCCGCACGAGCTCGAGCTCGCCGCCGCGTGGCTCGGGCGCGTGCCGGGACGCGACCTGCGCACGATCTATCTCGAGCACAATGCGCCGCAGGGCCGGATCGCCGAGATGCGCCATCCGTTCGCCGACCGCGACGACGTCACGGTCGTGCACGTCACGCACTTCAACGATCTCTTCTGGGACTGCGGCACGACGCGCACGCGCGTCGTCGAGCACGGCGTCGTCGATTCGGGCTATCGCTACACCGGTGAGTTGCCGCGCGCCGCGGTCGCCATCAACGAGCCGCGCCGCCGCGGCCGCGTGACCGGCACCGATCTGCTCGAGCGTTTCGGCGCGGCGCTCCCGCTCGATCTGTTCGGGATCGGCGCGGGCGAGCTGGGCGGATGCGACGATCCGCCGCAGCAGGTGCTGCATCAGGAGATGGCGCGGCGGCGCGTCTATCTTCATCCGATGCGCTGGACCTCGCTCGGCCTGGCGCTGATCGAGGCGATGCAGCTCGGCATGCCGGTCGTCGCGCTGGCGACGACCGAAGCCGCCGAAGCGGTTCCGATGGGGTGCGGGACGATCTCGACCGACGTCGAGCGGCTGTGCGACGCGCTGCGCCGCTATGCCGCCGATCCGTCGCTCGCGCGGGCCGACGGCGAACGCGCGCGCGCGCATGCGCTCGCGCGGTACGGTCTGCCGCGTTTTCTCGACTCTTGGAACGCGCTTTTCGCGGAGGTGGTCGCGTGA
- a CDS encoding glycosyltransferase, with amino-acid sequence MKISLVSEHASPLAVLGGVDAGGQNVHVAALAAGLAALGNTVTVYTRRDDPKLPRRTAMARGVIVEHIDAGPARPIPKDAIYPHVKAFAKALARAWGDDRPDAVHAHFWMSGLAALGAAKPLGIPVVQTFHALGVEKRRHQGSADTSPATRLAEEERIVRDAERIVATSSAEVFELLRMGANPRRLKIVPCGVDLEHFTPDGPFEERRGERMRIVTLSRLVPRKGIADVIEALTDVPDAELVIAGGGEGPDLLDDPEAQRLSKLAHELGVADRVYLRGRVSHAEVPALLRSADVVACTPWYEPFGIVPLEAMACGVPVVVSSVGGLVDTVVDGMTGIHVPPKAPRALAHALRSLAATPERRKRLGRLGVERVRARYSWSRICADTLDVYRGVIGTPAEELALGS; translated from the coding sequence GTGAAAATAAGCCTTGTCTCCGAACATGCGAGCCCGCTCGCGGTACTCGGCGGCGTCGACGCCGGCGGGCAGAACGTCCACGTCGCAGCGCTCGCCGCGGGGCTCGCCGCACTCGGCAACACCGTCACGGTGTACACGCGCCGCGACGATCCGAAGCTGCCGCGGCGCACCGCGATGGCGCGCGGAGTGATCGTCGAGCACATCGACGCCGGCCCGGCGCGGCCGATCCCGAAAGACGCGATCTACCCGCACGTGAAGGCGTTCGCGAAAGCGCTCGCGCGGGCGTGGGGCGACGACCGGCCCGACGCCGTCCACGCGCACTTCTGGATGAGCGGTTTGGCCGCGCTCGGCGCCGCGAAGCCGCTCGGCATCCCGGTCGTGCAGACGTTCCACGCGCTCGGCGTCGAGAAGCGCCGCCATCAAGGGAGCGCCGACACCTCGCCGGCCACGCGGCTCGCCGAGGAAGAACGGATCGTGCGCGACGCCGAGCGCATCGTCGCAACCTCGAGCGCCGAGGTCTTCGAGCTGCTGCGGATGGGCGCGAACCCGCGGCGCTTGAAGATCGTGCCGTGCGGCGTCGACCTCGAGCACTTCACCCCGGACGGGCCGTTCGAAGAACGGCGCGGCGAGCGGATGCGGATCGTCACGCTCTCGCGGCTCGTTCCGCGCAAAGGGATCGCCGACGTGATCGAAGCGCTCACCGACGTTCCGGACGCGGAGCTCGTCATCGCGGGCGGCGGCGAAGGCCCTGATTTGCTCGACGACCCGGAGGCGCAGCGCCTCTCGAAGCTCGCGCACGAGCTGGGCGTCGCCGACCGCGTCTACTTGCGCGGGCGCGTCTCGCACGCGGAGGTTCCGGCGCTGCTGCGTTCGGCCGACGTCGTCGCGTGCACGCCGTGGTACGAGCCGTTCGGCATCGTTCCGCTGGAGGCGATGGCGTGCGGCGTCCCGGTCGTCGTCTCCTCGGTCGGCGGGCTGGTCGACACCGTCGTCGACGGCATGACGGGGATCCACGTTCCGCCCAAAGCGCCGCGCGCGCTCGCGCACGCGTTGCGCTCGCTGGCGGCGACGCCCGAGCGCCGCAAGCGCCTCGGCCGCTTGGGCGTGGAGCGCGTGCGCGCGCGCTACTCCTGGTCGCGCATCTGCGCGGACACGCTCGACGTGTACCGCGGTGTGATCGGCACGCCGGCCGAAGAGCTCGCGCTGGGAAGCTGA
- a CDS encoding glycosyltransferase family 9 protein codes for MRERIVVLRALKLGDFLTGVPAYRALRRAFPRAEIVLAAPRALAPLAELIGGALDRVVDAQALAPLAPELHAADLGVNMHGRGPQSHRVLLGARAQRLITFRNEEIPESASGAEYDADEHEVRRWCRMLEHAGIAADPRELDLAVPPVLVPRRIRGATLIHPGAASEARRWPVERWIEVARAEQRLGRTVIVTGAANEVERARTVADAAGVAPTHVYAGRTNLRELAALVAAAGRVVCGDTGVAHLASAYRTPSVVLFGPIPPAAWGPPPRPFHRVLWNGTTGDPHADRVDPGLLAIKPERVIAALDALRA; via the coding sequence ATGCGTGAACGCATCGTCGTGCTGCGCGCGCTCAAGCTGGGCGACTTCCTCACCGGCGTCCCCGCGTACCGCGCGCTGCGCCGCGCGTTCCCGCGCGCCGAGATCGTGCTCGCGGCGCCGCGCGCGCTGGCGCCGCTCGCCGAGCTGATCGGCGGCGCGCTCGACCGCGTCGTCGACGCGCAAGCGCTCGCACCGCTCGCACCCGAATTGCACGCTGCGGATCTCGGCGTGAACATGCACGGCCGCGGGCCGCAGTCGCACCGCGTGCTGCTCGGCGCGCGCGCGCAGCGGCTGATCACCTTTCGCAACGAAGAGATCCCGGAGAGCGCGAGCGGTGCGGAGTACGACGCAGACGAGCACGAGGTGCGGCGCTGGTGCCGGATGCTCGAGCACGCCGGCATCGCGGCCGATCCGCGCGAGCTCGACCTTGCCGTTCCGCCGGTGCTGGTGCCGCGGCGCATCCGCGGCGCGACGCTGATCCATCCCGGCGCGGCGAGCGAGGCGCGCCGCTGGCCGGTCGAGCGCTGGATCGAGGTGGCGCGTGCCGAGCAGCGGCTCGGGCGCACCGTCATCGTCACCGGCGCGGCGAACGAGGTCGAGCGCGCGCGCACGGTCGCGGACGCGGCCGGCGTTGCGCCGACGCACGTGTACGCCGGCCGCACGAACCTGCGCGAGCTCGCCGCGCTGGTCGCCGCGGCAGGGCGCGTCGTCTGCGGCGACACGGGCGTCGCGCACCTCGCAAGCGCCTACCGCACGCCGTCGGTCGTGCTGTTCGGCCCGATTCCGCCGGCTGCGTGGGGGCCGCCGCCGCGCCCGTTCCACCGCGTGCTGTGGAACGGCACGACCGGGGACCCGCACGCCGACCGCGTCGACCCCGGCCTGCTCGCGATCAAACCCGAACGCGTGATCGCGGCACTCGACGCGCTCCGCGCTTAG